The Pelagibacterium halotolerans B2 genome has a segment encoding these proteins:
- a CDS encoding Lrp/AsnC family transcriptional regulator, whose protein sequence is MKLPIDEIDRKILRFIQADSAQSMVELGDRVGLSASACHRRLKALEERGFVAGYRAVLNRSKLGLSMQFFIELSLTSQSDKTFEAFERAVRDIPEILECHLMAGQSDYILRVVCQDAAAFERLHRELVARLPGVARIHSNLSIREVKEWSSLPV, encoded by the coding sequence ATGAAATTGCCCATTGATGAAATCGACCGCAAAATCCTGCGGTTCATCCAGGCGGATTCCGCGCAATCGATGGTGGAATTGGGAGACCGGGTGGGGCTCTCGGCTTCGGCCTGTCACAGACGGCTCAAGGCGCTCGAGGAGCGTGGGTTTGTCGCCGGATATCGCGCTGTCCTGAATCGCTCGAAACTGGGCCTTTCGATGCAGTTCTTCATCGAGCTTTCGCTGACCAGTCAGTCCGACAAGACGTTCGAGGCGTTCGAGCGGGCGGTGCGTGACATCCCCGAAATTCTCGAATGCCATCTGATGGCCGGGCAGTCCGACTATATCCTGCGGGTCGTCTGCCAGGATGCGGCGGCGTTCGAGCGGCTGCATCGCGAACTTGTGGCGCGGCTGCCCGGTGTGGCGCGCATCCACTCAAACTTGAGTATTCGTGAAGTCAAAGAATGGAGCAGTCTGCCGGTATAG
- the ald gene encoding alanine dehydrogenase has protein sequence MRIGVPREIKNHEYRVGLTPESAAELSAAGHEVLVETGAGAGIGATDAAYEAAGAKIAPDAGAVFSKSEMIVKVKEPQAAERAMLSDGQILFTYLHLAPDPQQTADLVRSGAVCIAYETVTDPAGSLPLLKPMSQVAGRMSIQAGATALEKSHGGRGVLLGGVPGVHPAKVAVLGGGVVGFHAAQMAVGMQADVTILDKSPAALERLSNHFGASARVLYSNRAAVATAIAEADLVIGAVLVPGAAAPKLVTRDMLATMQPGAVLVDVAIDQGGCFETSRPTTHADPTYVVDDIVHYCVANMPGGVARTSTYALNNVTLPFALALANKGWKKALADDTHLRNGLNVAHGAVTCEPVAEVLGYEYRPAEEVVAG, from the coding sequence ATGCGTATCGGCGTGCCGAGAGAAATCAAGAACCATGAATATCGGGTCGGCCTGACCCCGGAAAGCGCCGCCGAACTGAGCGCTGCAGGCCATGAAGTTCTTGTCGAGACCGGTGCCGGCGCCGGGATCGGCGCCACCGACGCGGCATACGAGGCCGCCGGTGCCAAAATCGCCCCCGATGCCGGGGCCGTCTTTTCGAAAAGCGAAATGATCGTCAAGGTCAAGGAACCGCAGGCCGCCGAGCGCGCCATGCTTTCCGATGGCCAGATCCTGTTTACCTATCTTCACCTCGCCCCCGATCCGCAACAGACCGCGGACCTCGTGAGATCGGGCGCCGTCTGCATTGCCTATGAGACGGTGACCGACCCGGCCGGCAGCCTGCCCCTGCTCAAGCCCATGAGCCAGGTGGCCGGGCGCATGTCCATTCAGGCCGGCGCGACGGCGCTGGAAAAATCCCATGGCGGACGCGGCGTGTTGCTGGGCGGCGTTCCCGGCGTTCACCCGGCCAAGGTGGCCGTGCTGGGCGGTGGCGTCGTGGGCTTTCACGCCGCGCAGATGGCCGTGGGCATGCAGGCCGATGTGACAATTTTAGACAAGAGCCCCGCAGCGCTCGAACGCCTCTCGAACCATTTCGGCGCTTCGGCCCGCGTGCTCTATTCCAATCGCGCGGCGGTCGCGACCGCCATAGCCGAGGCCGATCTGGTGATCGGGGCCGTGCTGGTGCCCGGTGCGGCGGCACCCAAACTGGTGACGCGGGACATGCTGGCCACAATGCAGCCCGGCGCGGTGCTTGTCGATGTGGCCATCGATCAGGGCGGCTGTTTTGAAACCTCAAGGCCCACGACCCATGCCGACCCCACCTATGTGGTCGACGATATCGTCCATTATTGCGTGGCCAACATGCCCGGCGGGGTGGCGCGTACATCCACCTATGCCCTCAACAACGTCACCCTGCCCTTCGCTTTGGCGCTGGCCAACAAGGGCTGGAAAAAGGCGCTGGCCGACGACACCCATCTGCGCAACGGGCTGAACGTGGCGCATGGGGCCGTGACCTGCGAACCCGTCGCCGAGGTTCTGGGGTATGAGTACCGGCCGGCCGAGGAAGTGGTTGCGGGCTAG
- the glgX gene encoding glycogen debranching protein GlgX, with amino-acid sequence MSRDKQPASPAPLGATVTDAGVDFGVYSETAEKIWVCLFDSQDEETDRIELTRDQANRWSGHVAGIGENASYGLRADGRYDPAQGYYFDPNKLLVDPYARRIDRTFVRSPKLRLARDESVDTAPLVPKALVQGPVREPLWEPDTSRPHLIYELNVRPFTMRHPSVQGPLRGTLAGMTTGYVVDHLRHMGVDVVELMPIAGWIDDGHLPSLGLTNVWGYNPITYFATDPRIIPRGPQSLRHMVETYREAGIRVVLDVVYNHTGEGDSQGPVISMKGLDALTYYRHVEVDGAMELVNDAGTGNTLRCDHPAVQDLVIDSLRYWVTEFGIAGFRFDLATVLGRSLDGFSRDAELLERIRTDDILKDCLLIAEPWDPGPGGYHVGQFGEPFIEWNDQYRDTVRKFWRGEDHMIGALAGKLAGSADQFNHDGRKPSASVNFLAAHDGFTLADLVAYENKHNDANGEDNRDGHNANYSWNNGAEGETDDEAINTARRNDVRALLATLFVSHGSLMLTAGDEFGRSQGGNNNAYAQDNEITWLDWENADGDLVNFVAGLSDMRRNHPAFRSDKFLTGEKSDGFKDVMWVRADGAEMTEDDWNRPDSGVLGMFLHEEGEILLAWFNRLREEIEVVLPPEQGLNFEVALVSAIDAEIVIENARLTLPPRSVVILAHANGKS; translated from the coding sequence ATGTCACGAGACAAGCAGCCTGCCTCACCCGCGCCGCTCGGCGCGACGGTGACCGATGCCGGTGTGGATTTCGGGGTCTATTCAGAGACCGCCGAAAAGATCTGGGTGTGCCTGTTCGACAGTCAGGACGAGGAAACCGACCGGATCGAGCTCACCCGTGACCAAGCCAATCGCTGGTCGGGGCATGTGGCGGGGATCGGCGAAAATGCCAGCTACGGGCTGCGCGCCGACGGGCGGTACGATCCGGCGCAGGGCTATTATTTCGATCCCAACAAGCTTCTGGTCGATCCTTACGCGCGGCGCATCGACAGGACGTTCGTGCGCAGCCCGAAATTGCGGCTGGCGCGCGATGAATCGGTCGATACCGCCCCTCTGGTGCCCAAGGCGCTGGTGCAGGGGCCGGTGCGCGAGCCGCTCTGGGAGCCCGATACGAGCCGTCCGCACCTGATCTACGAGCTCAATGTCCGCCCCTTCACCATGCGCCACCCTTCGGTGCAGGGACCGCTGCGGGGAACGCTGGCGGGGATGACGACGGGGTATGTCGTCGATCACCTCAGGCATATGGGGGTGGATGTGGTCGAACTGATGCCGATCGCCGGGTGGATCGATGACGGGCACCTGCCCTCGCTGGGGCTGACCAATGTGTGGGGGTATAACCCCATCACCTATTTCGCCACCGATCCGCGCATCATCCCGCGCGGGCCGCAATCGTTGCGGCATATGGTCGAGACCTATCGCGAAGCGGGGATCAGGGTGGTGCTCGACGTGGTTTACAACCACACGGGCGAAGGGGATTCCCAGGGGCCGGTCATTTCGATGAAGGGGCTCGATGCACTGACCTATTACCGCCATGTCGAAGTCGATGGGGCGATGGAACTGGTCAATGATGCGGGCACCGGCAACACGCTGCGCTGCGACCATCCGGCGGTGCAGGACCTTGTGATCGACAGTCTACGCTATTGGGTGACCGAATTCGGGATCGCGGGGTTCCGGTTCGACCTGGCGACGGTTCTGGGGCGGTCGCTGGACGGGTTCTCGCGCGATGCCGAACTGCTCGAACGCATCAGGACCGACGACATCCTCAAGGACTGCCTGTTGATCGCCGAGCCGTGGGATCCCGGTCCGGGGGGCTATCATGTCGGCCAGTTCGGCGAGCCGTTCATCGAATGGAACGACCAGTACCGCGACACGGTGCGCAAATTCTGGCGTGGCGAGGACCACATGATCGGGGCATTGGCGGGAAAGCTGGCCGGCTCGGCCGACCAATTCAACCATGACGGGCGCAAGCCCTCGGCCAGCGTCAATTTCCTTGCCGCCCATGACGGGTTCACGCTGGCCGACCTGGTTGCCTACGAAAACAAGCACAACGACGCCAATGGCGAGGACAATCGCGACGGGCACAACGCCAATTATTCCTGGAACAACGGCGCCGAGGGTGAGACCGATGACGAGGCGATCAACACGGCGCGCAGAAATGACGTAAGAGCTTTACTGGCCACGCTTTTCGTCTCGCATGGCTCACTCATGTTAACGGCCGGCGACGAGTTCGGGCGCAGCCAGGGCGGCAACAACAACGCCTATGCCCAGGACAATGAGATCACCTGGCTGGACTGGGAAAACGCCGATGGCGACCTCGTCAATTTCGTCGCCGGCCTTTCCGACATGCGCCGCAATCACCCGGCCTTCAGGAGCGACAAGTTCCTGACAGGGGAGAAATCTGACGGGTTCAAGGACGTCATGTGGGTCCGCGCGGACGGGGCGGAAATGACCGAAGACGACTGGAACCGACCGGATTCCGGCGTTTTGGGGATGTTCCTGCACGAGGAGGGCGAGATCTTGCTGGCCTGGTTCAACAGGCTGCGCGAGGAAATCGAGGTCGTCCTGCCACCCGAACAGGGACTCAATTTCGAGGTCGCGCTGGTTTCGGCGATCGATGCCGAGATCGTCATCGAGAACGCAAGGCTGACATTGCCACCGCGCAGCGTCGTCATTCTGGCGCATGCCAACGGAAAATCGTGA
- a CDS encoding alpha-D-glucose phosphate-specific phosphoglucomutase, translating into MSIRTVSTTPFSDQKPGTSGLRKRVSHFQQPNYVENFVQSLFDSLPGREGQTLVIGGDGRYFNDTVIQIVIRMAAANGFGKVMVGQGGILSTPAASHIIRHYKAFGGIVLSASHNPGGPDGDFGIKYNASNGGPAAEKITDAVYARSMEITQYKSVDTADIDLGQIGVHDVSGMSVEVIDPVADYVALMETLFDFDAIAAMFAAGFTMRFDAMHAVTGPYAKAIIEGRLGASQGTVVNGIPLPDFGGGHPDPNLVHAKDLYDLMMSPDAPDFGAASDGDGDRNLIIGKNRFVTPSDSLALLAANAHLAPGYSNGLAGIARSMPTSAAADRVAQRLGIALYETPTGWKFFGNLLDAGQVTICGEESAGTGSDHVREKDGLWAVLLWLNILASRKQGVDEIVREHWATYGRNYYSRHDYEEVDADDARALMTDLRTKLPGLLANGLDGRKVILADDFSYNDPVDGSTATGQGLRIGFDDGSRIVFRLSGTGTVGATLRVYIERFEPGDGTHDRDTQEALADLIALADAVAEIKARTGRDAPTVIT; encoded by the coding sequence GTGAGCATCAGGACCGTCTCCACAACGCCTTTTTCCGACCAGAAGCCGGGGACCTCGGGGCTGCGCAAGCGGGTCAGCCACTTCCAGCAGCCCAATTATGTCGAGAACTTCGTCCAGTCGCTGTTCGACAGCCTGCCGGGCCGGGAAGGCCAGACGCTGGTGATCGGGGGGGACGGGCGCTATTTCAACGACACCGTCATCCAGATCGTCATCCGCATGGCGGCGGCGAACGGGTTCGGCAAGGTGATGGTCGGGCAGGGGGGGATTTTATCGACCCCGGCGGCGTCCCACATCATCCGCCATTACAAGGCGTTCGGCGGGATCGTGCTTTCGGCCAGCCACAACCCGGGCGGGCCGGACGGCGATTTCGGGATCAAGTACAACGCGTCCAATGGCGGGCCGGCGGCTGAAAAGATCACCGATGCGGTCTATGCGCGGTCCATGGAAATCACCCAGTATAAGAGTGTCGATACCGCCGATATCGACCTTGGCCAGATCGGGGTGCACGACGTTTCGGGCATGAGCGTCGAGGTGATCGATCCGGTGGCCGACTATGTGGCGCTCATGGAAACCCTTTTCGATTTCGACGCCATCGCGGCGATGTTTGCGGCGGGTTTCACCATGCGGTTCGATGCCATGCACGCGGTGACCGGGCCCTACGCAAAGGCGATCATCGAGGGCCGGTTGGGCGCATCGCAGGGCACTGTGGTCAACGGCATCCCGCTCCCCGATTTCGGCGGGGGACACCCCGATCCCAACCTCGTCCATGCCAAGGACCTTTACGATCTGATGATGAGCCCGGACGCGCCCGATTTCGGCGCGGCGTCCGATGGCGATGGGGACCGTAACCTCATTATCGGGAAAAACCGGTTCGTCACCCCCTCGGATTCGCTGGCGCTCTTGGCCGCCAACGCCCATCTCGCGCCCGGATACAGCAACGGGCTGGCGGGTATCGCCCGCTCGATGCCGACCAGCGCGGCGGCCGACCGGGTGGCGCAAAGGCTGGGGATCGCGCTTTACGAGACGCCCACGGGCTGGAAATTTTTCGGCAATCTGCTCGATGCCGGGCAGGTGACCATCTGCGGCGAGGAAAGCGCCGGGACGGGATCGGATCATGTGCGCGAAAAGGACGGGCTGTGGGCCGTGCTGCTCTGGCTCAACATTCTCGCTTCGCGCAAGCAGGGCGTCGACGAGATCGTGCGCGAGCATTGGGCGACCTATGGGCGCAATTATTATTCGCGGCACGATTACGAAGAGGTCGATGCCGACGATGCCCGCGCGCTGATGACCGATCTGCGCACCAAGCTTCCGGGCCTGCTCGCCAACGGGTTGGACGGGCGCAAGGTGATCCTTGCCGACGATTTTTCCTATAACGACCCGGTGGACGGCTCGACCGCCACGGGACAGGGGTTGCGCATCGGGTTCGATGACGGTTCGCGCATCGTCTTCCGGCTGTCGGGAACCGGAACGGTCGGGGCGACTTTACGGGTTTACATCGAGCGGTTCGAGCCCGGCGACGGCACGCATGACAGGGATACCCAGGAGGCTCTTGCCGACCTGATCGCACTGGCCGATGCTGTCGCCGAGATCAAGGCCCGTACCGGCCGCGATGCTCCAACGGTCATAACCTGA
- the glgA gene encoding glycogen synthase GlgA produces MDVLSVTSEIYPLVKTGGLADVAGALPAALADHDVAMRTLVPGYPQVKAAIKRGRTVATFDDLFGGRAELIAARVAGLDLIVLDAGHLFDRPGGIYVDQTGADWPDNWQRFGALSWVAAELARGLVEGYRPAIIHAHDWTAAMAAAYVAFGGDTRTKVILTIHNIAFQGQFGADIFPHLRLPAQAFDMSGVEYYGGVGFLKGGMRCAHAITTVSPTYAREIRTPEYGMGLEGLLNERGHDLYGILNGIDATAWNPQTDPELPAHYGAANTKARATNRAALAERFGITAEAGPLFGLVSRLTWQKGIDIVAENVDWLVSLGGSLAVLGSGDVQLEAAMSDAASRHPGRVGFVKGYDEALSHLMQGGTDVILVPSRFEPCGLTQLYGLRYGAIPLVSRVGGLADTVIDANEAAVEAGVATGVQFSPVDGPALGEAISRTVALYQRPDIWARMQRKGMKTDVSWTNSAGKYAALYQKILGEAQ; encoded by the coding sequence ATGGACGTTCTCTCTGTCACCTCCGAAATCTACCCGCTGGTCAAGACCGGGGGGCTGGCCGATGTGGCCGGGGCGCTGCCGGCGGCGCTGGCCGATCACGACGTCGCCATGCGCACGCTGGTGCCCGGCTATCCGCAGGTCAAGGCGGCCATCAAGCGCGGACGGACCGTTGCAACTTTCGATGACCTGTTCGGCGGGCGGGCGGAACTGATCGCGGCCCGGGTGGCCGGGCTCGACCTCATCGTGCTCGATGCCGGACATCTGTTCGACCGGCCGGGCGGCATCTATGTCGACCAGACCGGCGCCGACTGGCCCGACAACTGGCAGCGTTTCGGCGCGCTCTCATGGGTGGCGGCGGAGCTGGCGAGGGGGCTTGTCGAAGGCTACCGGCCCGCCATCATCCACGCCCATGACTGGACGGCGGCCATGGCGGCGGCCTATGTGGCGTTCGGTGGCGATACCCGGACCAAGGTGATCCTCACCATCCACAATATCGCCTTCCAGGGGCAGTTCGGGGCGGATATCTTTCCCCATCTGCGCCTGCCGGCGCAGGCTTTCGACATGTCTGGCGTCGAATATTACGGGGGTGTCGGGTTCCTCAAGGGCGGCATGCGCTGTGCCCACGCCATCACCACCGTCAGCCCCACCTATGCGCGCGAAATCCGCACGCCCGAATATGGCATGGGGCTGGAAGGGCTGCTCAATGAGCGCGGGCACGATCTTTACGGCATTCTCAACGGGATCGATGCGACAGCCTGGAATCCGCAGACCGACCCCGAACTGCCCGCCCATTATGGCGCCGCCAACACCAAGGCCCGGGCCACCAACCGCGCGGCGCTGGCCGAGCGCTTCGGGATCACGGCGGAGGCGGGGCCGCTGTTCGGGCTGGTTTCGCGCCTGACCTGGCAAAAGGGCATCGATATCGTTGCCGAAAATGTCGACTGGCTGGTCTCGCTTGGCGGCTCTCTTGCGGTGCTGGGCTCGGGCGACGTCCAGCTCGAAGCGGCGATGTCTGACGCGGCGTCGCGCCACCCGGGACGGGTGGGGTTCGTCAAGGGTTATGACGAGGCGCTGTCCCATCTGATGCAGGGGGGCACGGATGTGATCCTTGTGCCCTCGCGTTTCGAGCCATGCGGGCTGACCCAACTCTACGGCCTGCGCTACGGCGCCATTCCTCTGGTCAGCCGCGTGGGCGGGCTGGCCGATACGGTAATCGACGCCAATGAGGCGGCGGTTGAAGCAGGGGTTGCGACCGGCGTGCAATTCTCCCCGGTCGACGGGCCGGCGCTGGGCGAAGCGATTTCGCGCACCGTCGCGCTCTACCAACGGCCCGACATCTGGGCCCGCATGCAGCGCAAGGGCATGAAGACCGACGTTTCATGGACCAACAGTGCCGGAAAATATGCCGCGCTCTATCAGAAGATCTTGGGGGAAGCCCAGTGA
- the glgC gene encoding glucose-1-phosphate adenylyltransferase encodes MVDKKNPAPLARDAMAYVLAGGRGTRLMELTDRRAKPAVYFGGKSRIIDFALSNAINSGIRRISVATQYQAHSLIRHLQRGWNFLRTERNESFDILPASQRVAEDMWYAGTADAVYQNIDIIDDYNTKYIVILAGDHVYKMDYEIMLRQHVDTGADVTVGCLEVPSSEASAFGVMHVDGRDRIVEFMEKPKDPPSIPDKPGISLASMGIYVFETKFLMDQLRRDAAAEGSSRDFGKDIIPHIVAKGTAWAHRFPRSCVRSEHEQVSYWKDVGTIDAYWEANTDLTDITPQLDLYDREWPIWTHAEITPPAKFVHDIDGRRGQAISSLVSGDCIVSGAQLRRTLLATGARVNSYSELNEAVVLPQCTIGRGVRLSKVVVDARVEIPEGLVVGEDPEFDAKWFRRTESGVTLITQPMINRYLASK; translated from the coding sequence ATGGTCGACAAGAAGAACCCGGCGCCGCTTGCCCGCGACGCCATGGCCTATGTCCTGGCGGGCGGGCGCGGCACGCGGCTCATGGAATTGACCGACCGGCGGGCCAAGCCGGCGGTCTATTTCGGGGGGAAGTCGCGCATCATCGATTTTGCGCTGTCCAATGCCATCAATTCGGGCATTCGCCGCATTTCGGTGGCCACCCAATATCAGGCGCACAGCCTGATCCGGCATCTCCAGCGCGGCTGGAACTTCCTGCGCACCGAGCGTAACGAGAGCTTCGACATCCTGCCGGCCAGCCAGCGGGTGGCCGAGGACATGTGGTATGCGGGGACCGCCGATGCGGTCTATCAGAACATCGATATCATCGACGACTACAACACCAAATACATCGTCATCCTGGCCGGCGACCACGTTTACAAGATGGACTACGAGATCATGCTGCGCCAGCATGTGGACACCGGCGCCGACGTGACCGTGGGCTGTCTCGAAGTGCCCTCGAGCGAGGCTTCGGCGTTCGGCGTGATGCATGTGGACGGGCGCGACCGGATCGTCGAGTTCATGGAAAAGCCCAAGGACCCGCCCTCGATCCCCGACAAGCCGGGCATCTCGCTGGCCTCGATGGGCATTTACGTCTTCGAGACCAAATTTTTGATGGACCAGTTGCGCCGCGATGCGGCGGCCGAAGGGTCGAGCCGCGATTTCGGCAAGGACATCATTCCCCATATCGTTGCAAAGGGCACCGCCTGGGCGCACAGGTTTCCGCGCTCCTGCGTGCGCTCGGAACACGAGCAGGTTTCCTACTGGAAGGATGTGGGGACGATCGACGCCTATTGGGAAGCCAATACCGACCTCACCGACATCACGCCCCAGCTCGATCTGTACGACCGCGAATGGCCGATCTGGACCCATGCGGAGATCACGCCGCCCGCCAAGTTCGTCCACGATATCGACGGACGGCGCGGACAGGCGATTTCCTCGCTCGTTTCGGGCGATTGTATCGTTTCGGGTGCCCAGTTGCGGCGCACGCTGCTGGCGACCGGCGCACGGGTCAATTCCTATTCCGAGCTCAACGAGGCGGTGGTCCTGCCTCAATGCACCATCGGGCGCGGCGTGCGACTCAGCAAGGTGGTTGTCGATGCGCGGGTGGAAATTCCCGAAGGGCTGGTGGTCGGGGAGGACCCCGAATTCGATGCCAAATGGTTCCGGCGCACCGAGAGCGGCGTCACCCTCATCACCCAGCCCATGATCAACCGGTACCTTGCTTCGAAATGA
- the glgB gene encoding 1,4-alpha-glucan branching protein GlgB — protein sequence MAKKQSGWQADPKQIARVVSGQHDDPFSILGLHESDGQWTLRALVPHAQWIEARTLDGKALGKLEKRDDAGFFEGRVAMDRFQPVLYHAGNEGGEWDVIDPYSFGPVLGPMDDYYIGEGSHLRLFDKMGAHFMTFEGVEGTHFAVWAPNAQRVSVVGSFNDWDGRRHPMRRRNEIGIWEIFLPGVLPGAQYKYEILGKAGNLLPLKADPYAQQTEMRPKTASVVADPTPFAWTDNAYMEARKSRDYRREPMSVYEVHLGSWRKRPDGGFLSYDQLADQLVPYAADMGFTHIELLPISEHPYDPSWGYQPTGLYAPTARFGDPAGFARFVDAAHNAGLGIILDWVPAHFPTDEHGLAKFDGTALYEHADPRQGYHPDWNTAIYNFGRKEVSSFLTNNALYWLEKFHIDGLRVDAVASMLYLDYSRQPGQWVPNSQGGNENIEAIAFLQRVNAETYGNHPGTFTVAEESTSWPGVTAPTYAKGLGFGFKWNMGFMNDTLRYMQREPIHRRFHHHDLTFGLLYAFSENFTLPLSHDEVVHGKGSLLTKMPGDDWQKFANLRAYYAFMWGYPGKKLLFMGQEFAQREEWNEAHALDWWLLDAQFHEGVRRLVSDLNTVYRELPALHGRDCEPEGFEWIIANDQANSVLAWVRKAPDAAPVVVITNLTPVPREKYRLPMPAAGRWIERINTDAGWYAGSNTGNQGVVNATKGNEFGYPATAEIVLPPLSTLILQFEPE from the coding sequence TTGGCAAAAAAGCAGTCCGGTTGGCAGGCCGATCCCAAACAGATCGCTCGCGTGGTGAGCGGCCAGCACGACGACCCGTTCTCCATTCTGGGCCTGCACGAGAGTGACGGCCAATGGACACTCCGTGCACTCGTGCCCCACGCCCAATGGATCGAGGCGCGCACGCTCGACGGCAAGGCCTTGGGAAAGCTGGAAAAAAGGGACGATGCGGGATTTTTCGAAGGCCGTGTGGCCATGGACCGTTTTCAGCCCGTACTCTACCACGCCGGCAATGAGGGGGGAGAGTGGGATGTGATCGATCCCTATTCCTTCGGTCCGGTGCTCGGCCCGATGGACGATTATTACATCGGCGAGGGGTCCCATCTGCGTCTGTTCGACAAGATGGGCGCCCATTTCATGACATTCGAGGGCGTTGAAGGCACCCATTTCGCCGTCTGGGCACCGAACGCGCAGCGGGTTTCGGTGGTGGGCTCGTTCAACGACTGGGACGGTCGGCGCCATCCGATGCGGCGGCGCAACGAAATCGGCATCTGGGAAATCTTCCTGCCCGGCGTCCTGCCCGGCGCCCAGTACAAATACGAGATCCTCGGCAAAGCGGGGAACCTGCTGCCGCTCAAGGCAGACCCCTACGCTCAGCAAACGGAGATGCGGCCAAAGACCGCCTCGGTGGTGGCCGATCCGACGCCGTTCGCCTGGACCGATAACGCCTATATGGAAGCGCGTAAGTCGCGCGACTACCGGCGCGAGCCGATGAGCGTTTATGAGGTCCATCTCGGTTCGTGGCGCAAACGGCCCGATGGCGGCTTCTTGAGCTATGACCAGCTTGCCGACCAGCTTGTGCCCTATGCGGCGGACATGGGGTTCACCCATATCGAATTGCTGCCGATCTCCGAGCATCCCTACGATCCGAGCTGGGGCTATCAGCCCACCGGGCTGTATGCGCCGACGGCCCGGTTCGGCGATCCGGCCGGGTTCGCCCGGTTCGTCGATGCGGCCCACAATGCGGGGCTGGGGATCATCCTCGATTGGGTGCCCGCCCATTTCCCGACCGACGAGCACGGACTGGCCAAGTTCGACGGCACCGCGCTTTACGAACACGCCGATCCGCGTCAGGGCTACCACCCGGACTGGAACACGGCGATCTACAATTTCGGGCGCAAGGAAGTCTCGAGCTTTCTGACCAACAATGCGCTCTACTGGCTGGAAAAATTCCACATCGACGGGCTGCGGGTCGATGCGGTGGCGTCCATGCTCTACCTGGATTATTCGCGCCAGCCGGGCCAGTGGGTGCCCAACAGCCAGGGCGGCAACGAAAATATAGAGGCGATCGCCTTCCTCCAGCGCGTCAATGCGGAGACCTATGGCAACCACCCCGGCACGTTCACGGTGGCGGAGGAATCGACGAGCTGGCCGGGCGTGACCGCGCCGACCTATGCCAAAGGGCTGGGGTTCGGGTTCAAGTGGAACATGGGGTTCATGAACGACACGCTGCGCTACATGCAGCGTGAGCCGATCCATCGCCGCTTCCATCATCACGACCTGACGTTCGGGCTGCTCTACGCGTTCTCGGAGAATTTCACCCTGCCGCTCAGCCATGACGAGGTGGTCCATGGCAAGGGTTCGTTGCTCACGAAAATGCCGGGCGACGACTGGCAGAAGTTTGCGAACCTTCGCGCCTATTACGCCTTCATGTGGGGCTATCCGGGCAAGAAACTGCTGTTCATGGGGCAGGAGTTCGCCCAGCGCGAGGAATGGAACGAGGCCCATGCGCTCGACTGGTGGCTGCTCGACGCGCAGTTCCACGAGGGGGTGCGGCGGCTGGTGTCGGACCTCAACACCGTATATCGCGAACTCCCGGCGCTGCACGGCCGGGATTGCGAACCCGAGGGGTTCGAATGGATCATCGCCAACGATCAGGCCAATTCCGTTTTGGCCTGGGTGCGCAAGGCACCCGATGCAGCGCCGGTGGTGGTCATCACGAACCTGACGCCGGTTCCGCGCGAAAAATACCGGCTGCCCATGCCGGCCGCGGGGCGGTGGATCGAGCGCATCAACACCGACGCCGGCTGGTATGCCGGCTCCAACACCGGCAATCAGGGCGTGGTCAACGCAACCAAAGGCAATGAATTCGGTTATCCGGCAACTGCGGAAATCGTTCTGCCGCCGCTGTCGACCCTCATCCTGCAATTTGAACCGGAATAG